AACAATATGAGCTTTAATGAGCGAGTCACAAACGAAGCGTAcacatttccttccctccttcccttcctgatACCTTTCAAACTAGAAAATTACACTGCACTGTTTGTCTTGAGTGTTTTAAGGACCCAGGTGAAATTTCCCACATGCTGAATAACTCTCAGGCAGTACCAGGACTAAagtaagcattttttttttcaggtcttCCTCTAACAGCACCCAACATATCTTTATACCTACCCTTTTTTTATTCAGTGATGCAAAAACCAGGGAGCTTTAGCAGTGCACATGAGCAGACATGCATGTTTTAGACTTGTACATTTTCAAGTTAAGATATCCACCTCTTAAGGGCAAAACAGTGTGTCCTGCCACGCAGTTACATGACTGTAGCCTGCTCCCAGTGAGAGGAGAGGGTCCATATCTCAGTTTCATTCCTGCTCCAtcaaagcagcagagatgtATGACAAAAATCACCTGATATGTCCCACTATGTGTTCTCAGGGCTGGAACTGTACATGCAGGAGGCAACTGGAGTAAAATACAGGATCTCAGCATAAGAACAGGCACTGTCTTGACAGATTTGATGTGGAATCTTGCAGGTTAATGGCTAACAGTGCAGAGGCTGGTCTAAAACGCTAGCAGCAGACTCATTTGGTCTAATGAGACCCTTGCATAGTCCTTAACTGGACTCCGAAAGTGTAAGTGGATAAAATTATCATGCATTAAATTTGAGTTCCTCTCCAAAAAGATCTTTGTCATCATTGAGAGTGACTTTGTTTAATCTTCCACATCAGTACCATCACTCAATCTTcgtaaatatttttttgtgaaattcTCGATTAATTCAATAAGTGAATGAAAAAGACCCCtcgtttgtttgttgttttttttatttcttttgaatttcTCGCCTTTTAATACAGTTAAGTGGCtgttactggaaaaaaattttgaagCACTTTAGGTATTTTCAATCACTGTTAGTCTTACAAGAGAACAGAACTAATTCTATCCATTCTTTTCATATAGAAAACTCCACTGAGAcagttttttctcatttctatttTCTCAGCCCTCCTTCAAGACACGGGCAGCTGGAGTGAGGTTTCTTAATCATATTTACTATCTCCCTTCTTCAAAGAGATAAATCAAAACACTTGGCAGTTTGTAATAGAACAGTGGGACAGAACTGGAAATGGGTTTGCAGTTACATGCAGGACTGGGGAGGTTGCAAGGTGAGAAGAGTGGGGATTCAGCCATGAACCTTCAGCCCCTTCTTCTACCTCTACTTGAAGATTGCCATTTTATTCTAGAGATGAGGTAGGTGGGTGACTGAGGAGCATTGTTTTGGACTGTGTCAGAAAGATGTCTGTTAGAGTGCTGGGCTCTTGATTTTTGTTGCCCCTTGAATCCTTCCGTAAACAACCATGTATATTTACACAGGCCCTGCCTTCATCCAGGTCAGAAGAGAAGGAATCCAGCAGGAAAGGAGATCATGTCTGAGGCACTGTTCTTCAGCACAAATGTGAGGAGAAGGCTGAAGAGTTTAAAGGTGTTGTAAAACTGAAagtaaaataatcaaaatataaagcaagcaagcaaacattttgtttcaattttttttcttcttttaataatCTTACTTTCTATGTACAATTTTTTTGCAACTGACAGCTTCACAGTTCAGTAGTCTTCCTTGAGAAGATACTGCAAAGCTGGTATCTTCAGTTACATTTGTCTCTAGAAACCCTGCTATTGCTGTCACTGGGCCTCTTTTCTTTCATAACAGAGCAATTATGTGTTAATGGAATATAAGAACCTCTTTGTTACTAGtaggtgggaaaaaaaccctgtgtaaataacaagtaattttaaaataaactttctttCTAACTATCTCCCTTCTGGTGACAATTTTAATTAGCTATtgtcagcaattaaaaaaaaaaaaatcataaaccCCTTATGCAGATTGACAGTCCCTCCCTGCAAGGCACCAAGTGCCTTGTCCTGTCAGTAACCTCAGTCATTCTTATGGCCATTGCAGGAGCCAATCCAGCATTAATGGACATTGCAAACACCACTGCTAAAGAGCAGCAAAATCACCTGATGGTTTAGCTTCTAGCAACATTTCCCAGGAATGTAGAAAGGCTGCATACCTATGGTGTTGAATGGCCTTTTCAGaggtcttctctttttttcatgatAATCTGCCTGATTAATGACGTTACTTCTGGCTTGATACTTTCTATTGGCTCTTCGGGTCTCCAGAATTTCACAACTTTACCCTCAGGGCTGACAAGGTACTTCCAGAAATTCCATCGAGGCTCTTTCTTTGAGGAATCTGTAAGAATGAAATCAGATAATTTTAGTGACTTACACCTGGAATTGTCTCCATGCCCCACACTGATTCTTTGACTATTTATGCTGAAGTAATCCCACCATATTATTTGCTGGGTGTGGATTTACTGGTTGCTGTTAATGATTTGAAAAGTGGGAGGTGAATGATGCTCCCCTCTTCCTGTGAAACTGTTTGAGAGTTCCTACTTTTACGGTGGTATGCTTCCTAGGGAAGAGGATACAAGGGCTGCATATTTATTCAGGGAATCCCCAGTTTTACGCCAGTTTTGGGGAAGTAAAATGGGAGCAGGAAGTTCAATGGGTGATGGCTTAATTAGGCTGCTTTCACAAAAAACTACAGTAGATTTTGAGTGGAGAACAAGTGTTTGGTTGGGAATGGTGCCAGACCCTAAACTGATTTTTTGAAGCAATGGGTTGAAGTTTGACACCACACTTGTGCAGCAAGGGGACCAACTTTGCACTAGATTATCTGACAGTCCTGTTTTCATCCTGTTGCTAGTAGTCACAGGCACAAAAGGGTGGTATAGCATGAAGATGTTCAATCTACTGATTGTCAAAACAGctacatgaagaaaacagataCTTTAATTGAAAATGCACAGTAATTTAATGTGAGACACAGGAATGCAGGAAGAGAAAactttgtttcaaaatatttaagtaCCAAAGgttctttctccttcctgcgGGTGAACAGCATGTCAAATAAGAAAATGCTGAacaatttttttgcctttatagGTATTAATGTTTAACACTGATTGCACTGATATTTAGAATCTGGATTCACCACACACAGCTGGTGCCTTTGTGCTCTAGTCTCTTCTGtaaagaacagagagaaaacactCAATAATTCCACTGGACATCTGGCAACTCAGGGAGACAAAGCTACCTGAGGTCTATGTAGCATGCCTAAGAGAAGGAAGGAACAAACAGTTACAATGACAATGGTGACCACTTAAATGACTACTCAATAATAACAATTTTCAAGTACATAGGAGGTATCATAGAGGATATGGCAAGAAGCAACACTTAAGTGTTCTAGAAAGGATTTCATTTGGATATTGTAATAGTTTTCTGACAAGAGGCACTATGAGAGAGTGGAATGGAGGGCAAGGAGATTGAATACAGGTTTGGGctttctgttacttttttttctagttaaaATGGTGTGTTAGAAAAGGATTGTTTAAGCTATTCTTTCTTTCATGTATCAATATGGTTCAAAGGCCTGGtcaaaactcagaaaaattCAGAGAGGCTTTTCAAGTTGGCTTTAAGTCTATGAGATCTTTGATCAACTGAGACAAGAGAATTTAATTCTGCTTCTGAGTATATGAGGCTCTTAGTCTGTAAATGCTCCCTGTATTCATGCAGGATTTTGTGGGCTAGGCCCTGAAgttcacatgaaaaattaatacaaatcaGTGGTTCTATCTAACTttgtatctatctatctatctatctatctatctatctatctcagTGGTTATATATAACTAGTACATATAATCCTGCTTTACAGTACAGTTTATGTAAAGGTGGACATACGACTCTGCTAAGAAAGGAATCTCATGTGTTTATATAAAATCTTCCAGTAATTTTGTGATCCCCATAACTACAGTTTTGTTCATaataaaagcctttttaaaataaaaatcacatggTTTGTAATGGGATTTTGTAGGTGGAAATCTTTGGACCCAAGTTTATACACCCACAAAACGGATGTTTCTAGCTGGGCTGGTCAGAGTAGGCTGTTTTTACAAGCAGTGAGGAGAAACTGATGTTTTCAGGATACTGTTCTTCTGCCCATAGTTTTGATATCCAGATTGTAATGAGAGTAATTGTATGTTGAGAGCCTGTTTCCCTCCCTAGTTTATGAAGACTTCAATGTTCCCTGACAAAAACACTCAGCCTGGCTTCAGTAAGAGTACCATGGTCACAGGCAGCTTGatacataaaagaaaacaattacCTATTAGAAATTTAAAGGCGGGATCTGCTTCTGATCCTAGGATCTTGATTTTGTGGAAAACAGGGAATGTTACTCCATAGTTTCCTTTGGCAAAAGATTCTATTTCCTGGCTTGAACTAGGCTCTGATTCTCCGAACTGGTTGCAGGGAAACGCCAGCACAGTGAAGTGGGAGGGACCAAACTCTCTGTGTAGCTCTTGCAGTGCGATGTAATTTTTGTCTGTGTATTGGCAGTAACTGGCCACGTTTACAACCAAAGTtgccttcagaaaaataaagttagaATAGTAAGGAAAAAGCCTACAGATATTGTAGAGATCACAATTAAATCTTAAAATGGCATCTCTCATTACCGAGATGGTTCCTGTCAGAAAGGTAAACTTAATCTGTCTGATCATCGTTTCATTAAACAGATAAAACAGATAATGATGAAAGCAGCTGAAGATAATTACGTCCAAACAATCTGTTGTAAAAATCCAGGAAACTGATAAACTTATTTTTTACAGCTTTGTTTAAATATAAGCATTTAAAAAAGCAGATATTTAGGACATGCACTAAAATCATACTTACTAGATGAATTTCTAAAATCCAAAACCAATGTTCCAAACTAAGATTAAAATACACCAGTTTGCCTTTTAGGCTGCATTGGTCTATAAATAATATGATTTCTTTCCTTGATTTATTAGATCTAATACTTAATTCCTGGAGCAGGCCTAGATAAAACAAATTTTCTCCAGTTTACTGTGTGAAGAGCAGGAATTTAGCACAAATCTCTGCCAAAAAACTCCCATAACCAAACCTTTTATTTACCTAGAAATGTACACATTTTTTGTCAGTAAGGATTCAAGgcagaaaaagtgaaataataaCTTACTTTCCCTCTGTACTTCTCCAAGGAAATGATCCTTCCTCGTGAATCCTTGacttcaaaagaataaaaatctttGATTTTAGGTTTAAAAAAACTGAGTTGCAGCAGGCAGAGAATGGTGGTACACAAAACCATTGACAGGAAGACAACAAAGACCCTGGCTTTGGGCACTGAGTATTTCAGAGGATAACTAGTTGTGAGAGGCTCCATTTTCGAAATCTTTTGAGAGTAGCCTGGGTAGGCCTGGAATGTGAAGGCGGAGCTGAAATATGAGACTCTCAGCTCAGACCGGAAAGAACAAGCTTCTCATTTTTGTCCCTGTTGCAAACCAGCTGTTACATATCACAGTGCCTGCTGGGCTCCTGAGCTCTTACGTAAAGTATCGGGACCTTTcaggggggaagggggagggagggggaaagaaatgaATGAAGGGTGTACCCATCACCTAAGGATGCTGAATGCTCTAACTGACCTCTGTGGGATACTCCAGTGTTTGTTTGCACTGTcttgagagctgctgtggccaAGCGTGAAGCTGTAGTGCAGCTTCAGCACATCCCCTGGGCTCCCGGAGTGTATctgacagagctgctcagcaggaggcagctgtgtTATCAGGCAGACCTGGAGAAGCAGTCTGGGGGACAGCtgttcaggaagaaaaaaggcaggagGGCTGAAACCACCTTGTTTACAAACTCAGCCCTGCATCCcatcagctgctctgggatcaCAGGCAGCTGTGCAAAACCCTTTTCAGCACATGGGGCAGAGAAAAACTCCTCGGTAATAGGCTGTCATAAAGGAAGATAATACAGTGTAGATTCTTTTGCAATGAGAGTGGGGATGATAATGGAAAATGGGTTGCTTTCTTAATTGCTACTGGCTACCTGGCAACGAGATGTACTGAGATGGTAAGATTGAAGGTCTGCATGAGAGAAGAGTTAGCTGAGAGGTCTCAGGTGTAAGCCAAGCAGTTCCAGTGGTGTTTTGCTGCTTGTGAGTCTCTGCTTactccctgtccctcccagtGCAAACCACCATTAAGAGTGATTTCTGTCTCAGTGGGTTTTCTTTGTcaccctgatttttttctgcacttaGAGGTTGCATTTTAAAGGATGGAATCAGAAGGGGCTTTTCTGAATGTAAAACCTGGAATCTGgttgtttcttccttttcagtaGTACTACCAGTATCACTGATTCATACAATATCATAGTGATGCGTTAAATTCTTGCTATAATCTCTAAATAGCTAAAATCCACATTCATTTTGTTTAACAAGACTATATAGAGAGCTTCACACTGTTCTACATAACAGAGAGCTGCTTAGGAAACACTGTGAAATTTCAGTATTTGTATCTGAGGACATATTAGGCTTCATCTGTGCCTGGGAGTGAGGCCTGTGAGCATGGTGTTTTGAtggcagagacagaaaaagcacagaGTTCTGTGCTGAAATGAATGAAGCTGTCCTCAACGAGCAAGCACAGGTGACTAATGCTGACCTTAAAGACAAGATCAAATGTGTTTGGTTACAGAAAATCCATGCAACATCCTGATGTCTAAGCTCCAGCTCAAATGTTTGCAATTTGCATCTAATATTATTTCAGAACtgaacaaaccaaacaaaacttcatatattataaatatttactgGTGTACCTAATAATTACCAGAAGCCCATTATATTAGCTGTGTCTCCTGTTGCTACTCTGAACTAAAACCTTGCTTAAAAtctgtttgaaaaacaaaatacattgtTTAATATTGTCTGGGCTCTTATATTTTAAGTTGGGataatttttcaggttttatggTTTTCTGACACAAACTGATCTATGAATGAATTTgatcaaaagaaaatttttaaaaagtgatttaatCTTTAGTTAGTATCCcttaatacattaaaaagtacaagataacattaaaaataatgacatGAACAAGCTGCAGTGGTGGTGAGAAGGTTCAGAAATCAGAAGAGATCTAAGACCTTTTTTGAGTGGAGATCAGAGAACCTGCCTGGTTCCAGGCAGACAACATGTGGGTTTGCCCAGTGTCCCTCTCTTAGGAACCACCAGACCTCTAAGCCTGCGCTGCTTTGGGGCTGAAGGTGCCTTGGGCCCTCAAAAGCCATTCATGTATCTTTAGTGCACGAGAGACACAAATTtaggttgtggggtttttttcttcccctgccaCAGGTTTTCTGTGCCACCGTTGATTCAGCTGTACCTATCTGAacagaaacatttgttttgcaCCGTTTTGCTCCatctcctctctccttctttgCGCGTTTGACCGTCTGCCGGAGCCTTCCTCAGCCCGGATGTTGCTCCTAGGCAAGGGCACGGCAGAACTATAAACAGCGCGAAGGGACGGGATGACACTAAGCCTTGGCTAATCTGGGTGTTTGGTGTCCTGTCGCGGTGTAGGTGGCAGGCTCGGAGCGGAGCGGGCGCTCCAGGTGGGAGTGCTCCGTGCCGCGGGAGCGGGCGCGCAGCGCTGCCGGCACACGATGGCAGCAGCCGCCGCGGAGCCCCGGCGCAGCAGCACGGCGGGCGAGGGGCCAGGGCAGCACGCAGAGAAACAAGGCAGTGTGGGAGAGGATGACCTCCGGCAGGGGTTTATGAAACAGCCTGCGGCAGGGAATTTGTGCGAGGTGAGTATCGGTGTTTCCCGTCTCCCGCTGCCGGGGCTCCGGCAGTCACAGCTGCAGCAAACTGCgcaggctgcccaggcagaGCAAGCTCCAGGACAGCATCctctcaatttttttatttacactgaagtactggagcaagtccagagaagggtaacaaagctggtgaagggtctggagcacaagtcctgtgaagAGGGGCTGAGCGAACTGAGGatatttagcctggagaaaaggaggctcaggggtgaccttatcactctctacaactgcctgaaggGAGGGGGGCGAACCAGGTGGGGCTTGGCTTcctctcccaggcaaccagtgacaggacaagagaaaatggcctcaagccgttaggtttaggttggacattagaaggaatttcttcacagaaatggtgattagacattgggatgggctgcccagggaggttgtggaggcACTGTCCCTTGGACGTGTTTAAAGAAACACTGGGCATGACACTTAGTGTCATGGTCTATTGAGATGGTGGTGTTCCGTCacaggctggacttgatgatctcagaggtcttttccaacctaattgattctgtgattttctcaCAGGAGCATGCTGCAGCCATGAGAGGAAAGCTGGGCCCAAGTTTCCTCTTCCCTGTGTGCAGACAGCCTAGGGCAGCAGGTGATACAGACAACTGACACTGAGTAGggtgaaagggaagaggaaaaagagagtcTCATGCACAGCCAAGCAGTGCCTGTGGCACACTaacctttttttgctttgtgatgTGGGACACCCAGGAATGGGTTTAAGTTCTGTTGGACTGTAAGAGGGCACAGAGTCTGTTCCAGCACCTTCATATCTGGAAAATATATCAACAACTGACAGGAGGGCAGGAGAACTCATACAGGCCTCTCTTGTTCGcttccttctgcttcttcttcacCCTGTTTGCAGCTCCTGCAGACCCAGCTGTAACTGCAGAACTAGGATCAGTCCGCAGGCCTGGATTTGGAGTAGTGCACACTCACGGCAGAAGGAGCTTGCCTTGTGCCGTTGTTTCTTCTCCAGTGCCTAAGGCTTCATGTATTGACAAAGGGACACCGGCCGAGGAACACCCACACTCCACTCATTTTAGAAGAGATTTACTGGAGGGCCGTTCAGAGTGCAGATCAAATTTCCAGCACCCTGAGTTCCGGGGGACTTGACTCTAGGGGAGGCTGTTTCTCTCCGTCAGCAACAGGGGGAGCTGACAAAACGTCAAATGAGATTTGAGAGTGCTGACTCCTGCTTCCAACAGTGCTAGGCGAAAGTGGGTTTGCATGCTGCACATCCACATTCACGAAAAGCTTCCTGGAAGATGTAGGGAACTTAACACAGTTGACTTCTTTATTAACAATTGAAATATTtagagcaaaaataaaagatgcTCCTAAGTGTCCAGGATATGTTCCTATGATGTTGGTCAGAAAGTGCAATTCTGTTTTCTACTAAGGAGAATACCAGagt
This genomic stretch from Corvus hawaiiensis isolate bCorHaw1 chromosome Z, bCorHaw1.pri.cur, whole genome shotgun sequence harbors:
- the GPX8 gene encoding probable glutathione peroxidase 8 isoform X1 — translated: MEPLTTSYPLKYSVPKARVFVVFLSMVLCTTILCLLQLSFFKPKIKDFYSFEVKDSRGRIISLEKYRGKATLVVNVASYCQYTDKNYIALQELHREFGPSHFTVLAFPCNQFGESEPSSSQEIESFAKGNYGVTFPVFHKIKILGSEADPAFKFLIDSSKKEPRWNFWKYLVSPEGKVVKFWRPEEPIESIKPEVTSLIRQIIMKKREDL
- the GPX8 gene encoding probable glutathione peroxidase 8 isoform X2, giving the protein MEPLTTSYPLKYSVPKARVFVVFLSMVLCTTILCLLQLSFFKPKIKDFYSFEVKDSRGRIISLEKYRGKIPQRKSLDGISGSTLSALRVKL